In the genome of Pelagibacterium nitratireducens, one region contains:
- the fliG gene encoding flagellar motor switch protein FliG, producing MALTEPNAQPNGGPAKGLQVGDDATQRQMRGDEKAAALLLALGPDFGRPILEELDEVEIRTLSRAMVRLGPITQQMLDELLAEFIMGVSSTGTMAGNSDTTERLLLSFLPQDRVEQIMEEIRGPAGRNIWEKLSNVQEDILASYLKNEYPQTIAVVLTKISPDHASRVLAVLPEELALDVVQRMLSIDPVQKEILEKIESTLRTEFMSTLSHTQRRDSHEQMADIFNAFDRQTEARFMTALEDQSRDSAERIKALMFTFDDLTRLESAAIQTLLQNFDKKEMALALKGASDAAREFFFANMSTRAAGMMRDDMETMGAVRLKDVDEAQSRLVNTAKDLAARGEIVINKGKADEEMIL from the coding sequence ATGGCACTAACTGAACCCAACGCACAACCGAACGGCGGCCCCGCCAAAGGGCTCCAGGTCGGTGACGACGCCACCCAGCGCCAGATGCGCGGCGACGAAAAGGCTGCGGCGCTCCTTTTGGCGCTCGGCCCCGATTTCGGTCGCCCCATCCTTGAAGAACTCGATGAAGTCGAGATCAGGACACTTTCGCGCGCCATGGTGCGTCTTGGCCCCATAACCCAGCAGATGCTCGACGAACTGCTGGCCGAATTCATCATGGGCGTCTCTTCGACCGGCACCATGGCCGGCAATTCCGACACCACCGAACGCCTGTTGCTGTCCTTTCTGCCCCAGGACCGCGTCGAACAGATCATGGAGGAAATCCGCGGACCCGCCGGGCGCAACATCTGGGAAAAGCTCTCCAACGTTCAGGAAGATATCCTCGCGAGCTATCTCAAGAACGAATACCCCCAGACCATCGCCGTGGTCCTCACCAAGATCTCCCCCGACCACGCCTCGCGCGTGCTCGCGGTGTTGCCCGAAGAACTCGCGCTCGACGTTGTCCAGCGCATGCTCTCGATCGACCCGGTGCAAAAGGAAATTCTCGAAAAGATCGAATCGACCCTGCGCACCGAATTCATGTCGACCCTCAGCCACACACAGCGGCGCGACAGCCACGAGCAGATGGCCGACATCTTCAATGCTTTCGATCGCCAGACCGAGGCGCGCTTCATGACGGCGCTCGAGGACCAGAGCCGCGACAGCGCCGAGCGCATCAAGGCCCTCATGTTCACCTTCGATGACCTCACCCGCCTCGAATCCGCCGCCATCCAGACCCTGCTGCAGAATTTCGACAAAAAGGAAATGGCCTTGGCGCTCAAGGGCGCATCCGACGCGGCCCGAGAGTTCTTCTTTGCCAACATGTCCACCCGCGCCGCGGGCATGATGCGCGACGACATGGAAACCATGGGCGCCGTCCGCCTCAAGGACGTCGACGAAGCACAGTCCCGCCTCGTCAACACCGCCAAGGACCTGGCGGCCCGCGGCGAGATCGTCATCAACAAGGGCAAGGCTGATGAGGAGATGATCCTGTGA
- the fliF gene encoding flagellar basal-body MS-ring/collar protein FliF encodes MNQLGELLGKLGVARIAAMAVVAVMILGFFAFIMVRSTTPQLAPLYTNLEFDDSAAIIAELGGMGIPYEIRNEGATLLVPRDQITTIRMSLAQDGLPARGQVGYEIFDNQSTLGATSFVQNINHIRALEGELARTIGGLSRVQSARVHLVLPERELFRRDIQEASASIVLTVRGQLSAGEIRAVQHLVASAIEGLSPNAVSIVDSSGSLLASGTGEGEVSITAQAVEERTLGVETRMRTRLEELLASVVGLGRARVQVSAELDLNRSTRTSETFDPDGQVVRSTQMVETGDQSNGPGGAGQVTVANELPGASEQGGEGGTQSSSSSLEETLNYEISSTTETEVTEAGSIKRMSVAVVVDGVYTYDAAGNAIYEPRPQAELDQITALVRTAMGYDADRGDQIEVVNMQFAERPGIEAGTAEPGLFEFSRDDLMKFAEMAVTLLIALALVLFVMRPLVKKVLAPEPKPLALPETASVPAEYKEPQEDPLAEARSREAATEAWMETAKSLGESQVKALKMVGELVEESPKQASLIIRDWLSEAA; translated from the coding sequence GTGAATCAATTGGGGGAACTGCTGGGCAAGCTCGGCGTGGCGCGCATCGCCGCGATGGCCGTCGTAGCGGTCATGATACTGGGTTTTTTCGCCTTCATCATGGTTCGCTCGACCACCCCTCAACTCGCCCCCCTCTACACCAACCTCGAATTTGACGATTCCGCCGCCATCATCGCCGAACTGGGCGGCATGGGCATTCCCTACGAAATCCGCAATGAAGGCGCGACCCTCCTCGTCCCGCGCGACCAGATCACCACGATCCGCATGTCGCTGGCCCAGGACGGCCTGCCGGCCCGCGGTCAGGTCGGCTACGAAATCTTTGACAACCAGTCGACACTCGGCGCCACAAGCTTCGTCCAGAACATCAATCACATTCGCGCCCTTGAGGGCGAACTGGCCCGCACCATCGGCGGGCTCAGCCGCGTCCAGAGCGCCCGGGTTCACCTTGTGCTGCCCGAACGTGAACTGTTTCGCCGCGACATCCAGGAGGCCTCCGCCTCGATCGTTCTGACCGTCCGCGGCCAGCTCTCGGCCGGCGAAATTCGCGCGGTCCAGCATCTGGTAGCGTCCGCCATCGAAGGCCTGTCACCCAACGCGGTCTCAATCGTTGACAGTTCGGGCTCACTTCTGGCGTCGGGAACCGGCGAAGGTGAAGTTTCGATCACCGCGCAGGCGGTGGAAGAGCGGACCCTTGGCGTTGAAACCCGCATGCGTACGCGGCTCGAAGAATTGCTGGCGTCGGTCGTCGGTCTCGGCCGGGCCCGGGTCCAGGTCTCGGCCGAACTCGACCTCAACCGCTCCACTCGCACGTCCGAAACCTTCGACCCGGACGGACAGGTGGTCCGCTCCACCCAGATGGTCGAAACCGGCGACCAGTCGAACGGTCCTGGTGGTGCGGGTCAGGTGACCGTTGCCAACGAATTGCCCGGTGCATCCGAGCAGGGCGGCGAAGGCGGCACGCAAAGCTCCTCGTCCTCGCTCGAGGAAACACTCAATTACGAAATCTCCTCGACCACCGAAACCGAAGTCACCGAGGCCGGATCGATCAAACGCATGTCGGTCGCCGTTGTGGTCGATGGCGTCTATACCTACGATGCGGCAGGCAATGCGATCTACGAACCGCGCCCGCAGGCCGAACTCGATCAGATCACCGCGCTGGTGCGCACCGCCATGGGCTATGACGCCGATCGCGGCGACCAGATCGAGGTCGTCAACATGCAGTTTGCGGAGCGCCCCGGCATCGAAGCGGGCACCGCCGAGCCGGGTCTGTTCGAATTCAGCCGCGACGATCTGATGAAATTTGCCGAGATGGCAGTGACCCTGCTCATTGCGCTGGCTCTCGTACTGTTCGTCATGCGCCCGCTGGTCAAAAAGGTCCTGGCCCCCGAACCCAAGCCGCTTGCCCTGCCCGAAACCGCGAGCGTCCCTGCCGAATACAAGGAACCCCAGGAAGACCCCTTGGCCGAAGCCCGCTCCCGCGAGGCCGCGACCGAAGCATGGATGGAAACCGCAAAATCGCTCGGCGAATCCCAGGTCAAGGCCCTCAAGATGGTCGGCGAACTGGTCGAAGAAAGCCCCAAACAGGCTTCACTGATTATCCGTGACTGGCTGAGCGAGGCTGCATAG
- a CDS encoding DUF1153 domain-containing protein — MTVQMRPRVKYVIGPDGSPLTIADLPPPNTKRWVIRRKAEVVAAVRGGLLSLEEACERYTLSVDEFLNWQAAIDKHGLAGLRTTWIQHYREG; from the coding sequence ATGACCGTCCAAATGCGTCCGCGCGTGAAATACGTGATAGGTCCCGATGGCAGTCCGCTGACCATTGCCGACCTGCCGCCTCCGAATACGAAGCGTTGGGTCATCCGCCGCAAGGCTGAGGTCGTCGCCGCCGTTCGTGGTGGGCTTTTGAGTCTCGAAGAGGCTTGTGAGCGCTATACCCTGAGCGTCGATGAATTCCTCAATTGGCAAGCCGCCATCGACAAGCATGGTCTTGCCGGGCTGCGAACCACCTGGATTCAGCACTATCGGGAAGGCTGA
- a CDS encoding flagellar hook assembly protein FlgD — protein MVDSVSGTSTTSGSDLGNSRKTIADNFDTFLQLLTTQLKNQNPLEPLDTNQFTQQLVQFTSVEQQLKTNEFLEAMMQSSQNSNNAQAVSYVGKTVTASGATTDLVDGVANWVYRVDAAAENTNITIKDAAGNVVYTENLSLEAGTDQIVWDGTTSSGTKLNSGQFTITIDARDGDGKYVPVATEMQGVVEGVDVSGSEPYILIGDLRIPLSSISAVRSTNAEPTPDPETPETEQEAA, from the coding sequence ATGGTCGATTCCGTCTCAGGCACATCAACAACATCGGGCTCTGATCTCGGCAACAGCCGCAAGACCATTGCCGACAATTTCGACACCTTCCTGCAGCTTCTGACCACCCAGCTCAAGAACCAGAACCCGCTCGAGCCGCTCGATACCAACCAGTTCACCCAGCAGCTGGTGCAGTTCACCTCGGTCGAACAGCAGCTCAAGACCAATGAATTTCTCGAAGCGATGATGCAGTCTTCGCAGAATTCAAACAACGCCCAGGCGGTAAGCTATGTCGGCAAGACCGTCACCGCCTCGGGGGCGACCACCGACCTTGTCGATGGTGTGGCAAACTGGGTTTACCGCGTCGATGCGGCAGCCGAAAACACCAACATCACCATCAAGGACGCTGCCGGCAACGTCGTCTATACCGAGAATCTGTCGCTCGAGGCGGGCACAGACCAGATCGTTTGGGACGGCACCACCTCGAGCGGCACCAAGCTCAACTCGGGCCAGTTCACGATCACCATCGACGCCCGCGATGGCGATGGAAAATATGTTCCCGTGGCCACCGAGATGCAGGGTGTTGTCGAAGGCGTCGACGTCAGCGGCTCCGAACCCTATATCCTGATCGGCGATCTGCGCATTCCGCTCTCTTCGATCTCCGCCGTTCGCTCGACGAACGCCGAGCCGACGCCCGATCCGGAAACGCCCGAGACCGAGCAGGAAGCGGCCTGA
- a CDS encoding flagellar hook-length control protein FliK has protein sequence MTNAISIGTRPAPAAVPAKPGAASQAGGAIDFSSLIALGPSANTGTGNQIGTGPARPGPTIDPLAGTELATRMGTELSTLLEKLAALSGKLKDGEPIDETDLDELQNLLAGIEGLLDQGAPLPPLGSPGLTALSDLAAQLGLDAGDGFGPLDTLAALSARIADTLREDAPEVAARLTALAKTLDSHVAAIQSAMADEQAQATVAVRHVESETRLNPAATIAAQSGETGEPEASDKPAAGAAKSDASAGPERSLVQGGQTSQSPSGNEARSSAQQNGAAGGPAATAPQENVETPDGLTIQPGQSQPSTSGPTALARPEAALYQRPEAQINLPHIAAEISRHVQNGVNRFEIRLNPPELGRIDVRMEMDNSGNVVARLAVERSETLDLLQRDQRALERALADAGLDASKTELEFSLGQQSSGNDGNDTERTPWRMSVIDPASQSSQGPAALSDPAGSAYGYARLDAVNLWV, from the coding sequence GTGACCAACGCGATCAGCATCGGAACAAGGCCCGCTCCCGCCGCCGTCCCCGCCAAACCGGGGGCCGCGAGCCAAGCCGGTGGCGCAATCGATTTCTCCAGCCTCATCGCCCTGGGGCCATCGGCCAACACGGGCACCGGCAACCAGATCGGCACCGGCCCGGCTCGGCCCGGCCCGACCATCGACCCGCTGGCCGGGACTGAACTGGCCACCCGAATGGGAACCGAGTTGTCGACGCTGCTTGAAAAGCTGGCCGCGCTATCCGGCAAGCTCAAGGACGGTGAACCGATCGACGAAACCGATCTTGACGAGCTTCAAAACCTGCTGGCCGGAATAGAGGGCCTTCTCGATCAGGGCGCCCCCTTACCCCCGCTCGGCTCTCCCGGCCTGACGGCGCTCTCCGATCTCGCAGCTCAATTGGGTCTGGACGCCGGAGACGGTTTCGGCCCGCTCGATACCCTTGCCGCGCTCTCGGCGCGCATCGCCGACACATTGCGTGAGGACGCGCCCGAAGTCGCCGCGCGGCTGACGGCACTTGCCAAAACCCTCGACAGCCACGTGGCCGCCATCCAGAGCGCCATGGCCGACGAGCAGGCTCAGGCCACTGTCGCGGTCAGACATGTCGAAAGCGAAACCCGCCTGAACCCCGCCGCCACCATTGCCGCCCAGTCCGGCGAAACCGGCGAACCGGAAGCCTCCGACAAGCCGGCGGCCGGCGCCGCAAAAAGCGATGCTTCCGCCGGTCCCGAACGCTCGCTCGTTCAGGGTGGGCAAACGTCTCAGTCGCCATCGGGCAACGAAGCCAGATCGAGCGCGCAGCAAAATGGTGCAGCCGGCGGTCCGGCTGCCACCGCGCCGCAGGAAAACGTCGAAACCCCCGATGGGCTCACCATCCAGCCCGGCCAATCCCAGCCATCGACATCGGGTCCAACGGCACTGGCGCGCCCCGAAGCGGCGCTCTATCAGCGCCCCGAAGCGCAGATCAATCTGCCCCACATTGCCGCCGAGATTTCCCGTCACGTTCAGAACGGCGTCAACCGCTTTGAAATCCGGCTCAACCCGCCAGAGTTGGGCCGCATCGACGTGCGCATGGAAATGGACAATTCCGGCAATGTTGTCGCCCGTCTCGCCGTCGAGCGCAGCGAAACCCTCGACCTGCTCCAGCGCGACCAGCGCGCTCTTGAACGCGCCCTGGCCGACGCCGGGCTCGATGCAAGCAAGACCGAGCTGGAATTTTCGCTCGGCCAGCAAAGCAGCGGCAATGACGGAAACGACACCGAGCGCACGCCCTGGCGCATGAGTGTCATCGATCCTGCATCTCAATCATCTCAAGGCCCGGCGGCGCTGTCCGACCCGGCCGGCTCCGCATATGGCTATGCACGGCTCGATGCCGTAAACCTCTGGGTATAA
- the mnmA gene encoding tRNA 2-thiouridine(34) synthase MnmA, which produces MVNSLGFDRSPGETRVVVAMSGGVDSSVVAGLLAREGYEVIGVTLQLYDHGEATFRKGSCCAGQDIHDARRVSATLGIPHYVLDYEERFKKAVIEPFAESYALGETPIPCVSCNQSVKFVDLMEVARDLGADCLATGHYVRSRMVDGKRQLLRPLDGDKDQTYFLFATTAGQLDFLRFPLGNMTKDETRELARDMGLVVAEKSDSQDICFVPRGSYSDVIRKLMPEAEKPGDIVDAHGRVLGRHKGIIHYTVGQRRGLGIASGEPLYVLRLDAKTQQVVVGPKAALSAHTVRLRDLNWLGPRPLAEMADGNGLALEAKVRSTRAPQEAVINIRDGEVYVTLIAGETGIAPGQACVLYSDDSADAQVLGGGFIAETVPAALVA; this is translated from the coding sequence ATGGTGAACTCCCTTGGTTTCGACCGGTCCCCCGGCGAAACGCGCGTCGTCGTCGCAATGTCGGGCGGCGTTGATTCTTCAGTCGTTGCCGGACTTCTGGCCCGTGAGGGCTATGAGGTGATCGGTGTTACCCTGCAGCTTTACGATCATGGCGAAGCCACGTTCCGCAAGGGATCGTGTTGCGCCGGGCAGGACATCCACGATGCCCGTCGCGTATCGGCGACCCTTGGCATTCCCCACTATGTGCTCGATTACGAGGAACGGTTCAAAAAGGCGGTGATCGAGCCGTTCGCTGAAAGCTACGCGCTGGGCGAGACGCCAATTCCGTGCGTTTCGTGCAACCAGTCCGTCAAATTCGTGGACCTGATGGAAGTGGCCCGCGATCTGGGGGCTGATTGTCTTGCGACCGGCCATTATGTCCGCTCGCGGATGGTCGATGGCAAGCGCCAGCTTCTGCGTCCCCTCGATGGCGACAAGGATCAGACCTATTTCCTGTTTGCCACAACGGCCGGTCAGCTCGATTTCCTGCGCTTTCCCCTGGGCAACATGACCAAGGACGAAACGCGGGAACTGGCGCGCGACATGGGGTTGGTGGTTGCCGAAAAGAGCGACAGCCAGGACATCTGTTTCGTGCCCAGGGGCTCTTATTCCGATGTGATCAGGAAACTGATGCCCGAAGCGGAAAAGCCCGGCGATATTGTCGATGCGCATGGCCGGGTGCTCGGGCGCCACAAGGGAATAATCCATTACACTGTCGGGCAGCGTCGCGGACTGGGCATTGCCTCGGGTGAGCCGCTCTATGTGCTGCGGCTCGATGCGAAGACGCAGCAGGTGGTGGTGGGACCCAAGGCGGCACTTTCGGCCCATACGGTCCGGCTACGGGACCTTAACTGGCTCGGGCCGCGTCCCCTGGCCGAAATGGCCGATGGGAACGGGTTGGCGCTCGAAGCCAAAGTGCGCTCGACACGGGCGCCCCAGGAAGCGGTGATCAACATTCGCGACGGCGAGGTCTATGTGACACTGATCGCCGGGGAAACAGGCATTGCGCCGGGCCAGGCCTGCGTTCTCTACTCCGACGATAGCGCCGATGCACAGGTTCTGGGCGGTGGGTTCATTGCCGAAACGGTGCCGGCGGCGCTCGTCGCCTGA
- a CDS encoding ring-cleaving dioxygenase, translating into MALDLTGLHHLTAITANARENLRFYTQVLGLRLVKRTVNQDDTSAYHLFYGDGKASPGSDITFFDWPTAPEQRGTHSVVRTAFRVEGETSLAWWKTHLEANGVKTSDIAERAGHMALDFEDPEGQRLRLVNDTRAGGAQPWDKSPVPKERQIKGLGPITMSVPDLKRSEAVLTVVMNMRNIRTHPATDDQGEIHVFTMGDGGASAELHVAVEPDLPFARPGAGGVHHVAFRTPDKKQFDQWVARAAQAGLRTSGEVERYYFTSLYFREPNGILFEIATDGPGFDVDEPMETLGENLALPPFLEPKRAQIEAGLKSID; encoded by the coding sequence ATGGCCCTCGACCTTACCGGACTGCACCATCTGACCGCGATAACCGCCAACGCGCGCGAGAACCTGCGCTTTTACACCCAGGTTCTGGGCCTGCGGCTGGTCAAGCGCACGGTCAATCAGGACGACACCAGCGCCTATCACCTGTTTTATGGCGACGGCAAAGCTTCGCCCGGCTCCGATATCACTTTCTTTGATTGGCCCACCGCGCCCGAACAGCGCGGCACCCATTCCGTCGTGCGCACGGCATTTCGGGTCGAGGGCGAGACATCGCTTGCCTGGTGGAAGACCCATCTTGAAGCCAATGGCGTCAAGACCTCCGATATTGCCGAACGGGCCGGCCACATGGCGCTCGATTTCGAAGATCCGGAGGGCCAACGCCTGCGGCTCGTCAACGACACAAGGGCCGGCGGCGCCCAGCCCTGGGACAAGAGCCCCGTTCCCAAAGAGCGCCAGATCAAGGGGCTTGGGCCGATCACCATGAGCGTGCCCGATCTCAAGCGCTCCGAGGCCGTACTGACGGTCGTCATGAACATGCGCAACATCCGCACCCATCCCGCGACCGACGATCAGGGCGAGATCCATGTCTTTACCATGGGCGATGGCGGTGCTTCGGCCGAGTTGCATGTTGCCGTCGAACCCGACCTGCCTTTCGCCCGGCCTGGCGCAGGTGGTGTGCACCACGTCGCCTTCCGCACGCCGGACAAAAAGCAGTTCGACCAATGGGTGGCCCGCGCCGCTCAGGCTGGCCTGCGCACCTCCGGCGAAGTCGAGCGATACTATTTCACCTCGCTCTATTTCCGCGAGCCCAACGGGATCCTTTTCGAAATCGCCACCGACGGCCCCGGTTTCGATGTCGATGAACCGATGGAAACGCTCGGCGAAAACCTTGCCCTGCCCCCGTTCCTCGAACCCAAGCGTGCCCAGATAGAGGCGGGCCTCAAATCGATCGATTAA
- a CDS encoding alpha-ketoglutarate-dependent dioxygenase AlkB produces MLPPAAHYVPDYIDRTHELALLQSIDKSAWLGDLKRRVQHYGFRYDYRARRVTNKSYLGPLPDWLSALADRLMKDDIFRARPDQVIVNEYWPGQGIAPHVDCEPCFGETITSLSLGSTCSMEFSHIQSGQSLSQFLAPRGLLVLNGEARFNWTHGIPARKSDMVGGKKVHRERRVSLTFRTVVTTQAL; encoded by the coding sequence ATGTTGCCACCCGCCGCTCATTACGTTCCGGACTATATCGATCGAACCCATGAACTCGCGCTTTTGCAATCGATCGACAAGTCCGCGTGGCTTGGGGACCTCAAGCGGCGTGTTCAACATTATGGCTTTCGCTATGATTACAGGGCCCGACGCGTAACAAATAAATCCTATTTGGGCCCGTTGCCTGATTGGTTGTCTGCCCTTGCCGACCGACTGATGAAAGATGACATTTTCCGCGCACGACCTGACCAGGTGATCGTCAATGAATATTGGCCCGGCCAGGGGATCGCCCCTCATGTGGATTGCGAACCCTGCTTTGGTGAGACGATTACGTCTCTTAGCCTGGGCTCGACGTGTTCGATGGAATTCTCACACATCCAATCCGGGCAGTCGTTAAGCCAGTTTCTCGCTCCACGCGGTCTGCTCGTGCTGAACGGCGAAGCCCGGTTCAACTGGACCCACGGCATCCCTGCTCGTAAGTCGGATATGGTCGGTGGCAAGAAAGTTCACAGAGAGCGGCGGGTATCGCTGACGTTCCGAACTGTCGTCACAACACAAGCGCTCTGA
- a CDS encoding ROK family protein — protein sequence MAYLPRALIEPAFLRQLPDEVVSSNERNILKMVWRQSGISRSELSGMSELTQQSVYRIVDGLTERGLLVLGSPKPGLGRGQPSPTLKFNGQYAYSVGISINTDIMGICIMNFAGKILAEDRLALDGKSMDDALTHAQSILDMRSSSLGLDPTRLFGIGFAIAGFRVSGTTFNAPLPLHEWSLIELGPLLSGRFGKPVWVHNGANTGALAEAMFGVGKYIRDFAYLSFNYGFGGGLISDGELLLGGNGNAGEFSGVFHATDSPNRPALQYLIAQLRENGIDIPSISYMREHFDPNWPGVAEWVERVAPMQARLVNAISAVFDPLAIVFGGQVPKALAVMLVERSISYAQPRYGVRKPNPKLIVSDIDRDASAIGAAIAPFKAEYY from the coding sequence ATGGCCTATCTGCCGCGGGCATTGATCGAACCGGCATTCTTGCGGCAACTGCCTGACGAGGTGGTGTCCTCGAACGAACGCAACATTCTCAAAATGGTCTGGCGCCAGAGCGGGATTTCGCGGTCCGAGCTTTCGGGCATGAGCGAACTGACCCAGCAATCGGTCTACCGCATCGTCGACGGGCTGACCGAGCGCGGGCTGCTTGTGCTCGGATCGCCCAAACCGGGCCTTGGTCGCGGACAGCCAAGTCCCACCCTCAAGTTCAATGGCCAATATGCCTACAGCGTCGGGATTTCCATCAACACCGACATCATGGGCATCTGCATCATGAACTTTGCGGGCAAGATCCTGGCCGAAGACCGGCTGGCTTTGGATGGCAAGAGCATGGACGATGCGCTCACCCATGCCCAAAGCATCCTCGACATGCGCTCGAGCAGCCTTGGGCTCGACCCGACGCGTCTGTTCGGCATCGGGTTTGCCATTGCAGGCTTCCGCGTTTCAGGGACCACCTTCAATGCCCCGTTGCCCCTGCACGAATGGTCGCTGATCGAACTTGGTCCCCTGCTGTCCGGGCGCTTCGGAAAGCCCGTCTGGGTGCACAATGGTGCCAACACCGGTGCCCTGGCCGAGGCCATGTTCGGCGTCGGCAAATACATCCGCGACTTTGCCTACCTCTCATTCAACTATGGCTTCGGCGGCGGTCTGATCAGCGATGGCGAACTTCTGCTCGGCGGAAACGGCAATGCGGGCGAGTTCTCGGGCGTGTTCCACGCAACCGACTCCCCCAACCGCCCCGCCCTGCAATATCTGATCGCCCAGCTGCGCGAGAACGGCATCGACATTCCCTCAATCAGCTACATGCGGGAACATTTCGATCCGAACTGGCCCGGCGTCGCCGAGTGGGTCGAGCGGGTGGCACCCATGCAGGCCCGCCTTGTCAATGCGATCTCGGCGGTATTTGACCCATTGGCGATCGTTTTTGGTGGCCAGGTGCCCAAAGCTCTGGCCGTCATGCTGGTCGAGCGCTCAATCAGCTACGCCCAGCCACGCTATGGTGTGCGCAAGCCCAATCCCAAGCTTATCGTCTCCGATATCGACCGCGACGCCTCTGCAATCGGAGCGGCAATCGCGCCCTTCAAGGCTGAATACTACTAG
- a CDS encoding extracellular solute-binding protein, translated as MKTSMLALAATALMAGTGAANATDIEFWYGNTGTAEEAIQNACNAFNGAQDDHAVSCVGQGSYEVGMQKAIAAYRSGNSPVLIQFFDAGTLDLMLSDAVVPVQDIMPDVDWDSYINGARSYYETSTGELFSQPYNGSTLIMYANMDQLGEVGVTEVPQTWEEVITVAQSLKDAGHECPFVTDGHPWRVLEQFAARHGEPIASNNNGYGGLDAEYLFNQGVVAEHLSNLVEWRDQGLVRLNQDTAAGNYTNAFNAGECAMMENSTGSYAAAYAALGDAVEIAYAPMYEGYERHNTLIGGASIWTMKGHSDEEVEAAKAFLNFLRQDDQQIEFTRMTGYVPVTTSALDQLEAEGKLDEPEFATARTGVESLNMPGDDNSRGVRLGFYVQFREIFSEETQRAFNGEQPMQAALDTAKMRGDELLRRFEQTYQGVELP; from the coding sequence ATGAAAACCTCCATGCTGGCCCTTGCGGCTACAGCTCTCATGGCCGGTACCGGCGCCGCCAATGCGACCGATATCGAATTCTGGTATGGCAACACCGGCACCGCCGAAGAGGCCATCCAGAATGCCTGCAACGCCTTCAATGGCGCCCAGGACGACCACGCGGTATCGTGCGTCGGCCAGGGCAGCTATGAAGTGGGAATGCAAAAGGCCATCGCCGCTTACCGCTCGGGCAACAGCCCCGTTCTGATCCAGTTCTTTGACGCCGGCACCCTCGATCTGATGCTGTCGGATGCGGTCGTCCCGGTGCAGGACATCATGCCGGACGTGGATTGGGACTCCTACATCAATGGCGCCCGCTCGTATTACGAAACATCGACCGGCGAGCTGTTTTCGCAGCCCTACAACGGCTCGACCCTGATCATGTATGCCAATATGGATCAGCTCGGTGAAGTGGGCGTGACTGAAGTGCCCCAGACCTGGGAAGAGGTCATCACGGTTGCGCAAAGCCTCAAGGACGCCGGTCACGAATGCCCCTTCGTAACCGACGGTCATCCCTGGCGAGTGCTCGAACAGTTTGCCGCACGCCACGGCGAGCCCATCGCGTCCAACAACAATGGCTATGGTGGTCTGGATGCCGAATATCTGTTCAATCAGGGTGTCGTCGCCGAGCATCTGAGCAATCTGGTCGAATGGCGTGACCAGGGCCTTGTTCGCCTCAACCAGGATACCGCAGCAGGCAATTATACCAATGCCTTCAACGCCGGCGAATGCGCCATGATGGAAAATTCCACCGGCTCATATGCCGCCGCCTATGCGGCGCTGGGCGACGCCGTCGAGATTGCCTATGCTCCGATGTACGAAGGCTATGAACGCCACAACACCCTGATCGGTGGCGCCTCGATCTGGACCATGAAGGGTCACAGCGACGAAGAAGTCGAAGCGGCAAAGGCATTCCTTAACTTCCTTCGCCAGGACGACCAGCAGATCGAATTTACCCGCATGACCGGCTATGTACCGGTGACGACAAGTGCGCTCGACCAGCTCGAAGCCGAAGGCAAGCTCGACGAGCCCGAATTCGCAACGGCGCGGACCGGGGTGGAATCCCTCAACATGCCCGGCGACGACAACAGCCGCGGCGTGCGCCTGGGCTTTTACGTCCAGTTCCGCGAGATCTTCAGCGAAGAGACCCAGCGGGCTTTCAACGGTGAGCAGCCGATGCAGGCGGCCCTCGACACCGCCAAGATGCGCGGTGACGAGTTGCTTCGCCGCTTCGAGCAGACCTACCAGGGCGTCGAACTGCCCTGA